One part of the Solanum dulcamara chromosome 3, daSolDulc1.2, whole genome shotgun sequence genome encodes these proteins:
- the LOC129882501 gene encoding uncharacterized protein LOC129882501, translating into MNRSFRDSMITGKNFPISSQHRRGLSLNGASREPDDNLDLFSKSRRSVSVVSSDETDVSVKLGRLSIGSVKQLKSGLEDLLASTEGEKHDYDWLLTPPGTPLVPSSDGSESKPASVAPRGSSLGRSASTTKASRLSVSHSESNTPARPTRSNSVTRPSISSSQYNTYSNKSGSILNTSSASVSSYIRPSTPTSRSSSSARPSTPTSRATVSRPSTPSKARQAPSTSRPTQSSRPSTPTSRSQISGNLSTPAARSTSRPSTPTRRSITPSLSPASRSSTPAGRPVTNGRTTASVSRPSSPSPQVRRSSQPIVPPDFSLETPPNLRTTLPDRPLSAGRSRPNPSVTTKANAETPSVANPRRQSSPIVSRGRLTEPSGRGRMLGSGQLSDMSDSRRASHVSELSTRKPVKTAADSMGLGRTISKKSLDVAIRHMDIRNGLNGVRPTSGSTLFPHSIRSTNGKGQPSHGSTAASSINENASYYYNGNLPENGNYLNRSSEYGSEEAKSQHSAKLTDIDIYESSRYDALLLKEDLKNTNWLHSIDAKSDQETIFDNGFESLPEPFSPLQHL; encoded by the exons TTTCGGTTAAGCTGGGAAGGCTTTCAATTGGATCAGTGAAGCAATTAAAGAGTGGATTAGAGGATCTGCTGGCATCTACGGAAGGAGAGAAACATGATTATGATTG GCTCCTCACTCCTCCAGGAACACCTCTTGTTCCTTCATCAGATGGAAGTGAATCAAAACCAGCTTCAGTGGCTCCAAGAGGCAGCTCATTGGGCAGATCTGCTTCCACTACTAAGGCTTCAAGG CTTTCAGTGTCTCATTCAGAAAGCAATACTCCTGCAAGACCAACTCGGAGTAATTCAGTGACTCGACCTTCCATTTCTAGCTCTCAGTATAATACTTACTCAAATAAATCAGGCTCTATTCTAAACACAAGCTCTGCATCGGTCTCCTCTTATATTAGACCATCTACACCAACTAGCCGTTCATCTTCTTCAGCCAGGCCTTCTACCCCAACCTCCCGTGCAACAGTGTCCAGACCTTCAACTCCTTCTAAAGCCCGCCAAGCCCCAAGTACTTCTAGGCCAACCCAGAGCTCGAGACCTTCTACTCCAACGTCCCGGTCCCAAATATCGGGAAACTTGAGTACCCCAGCTGCCCGGTCTACTTCAAGGCCTTCAACACCTACTCGTCGGAGCATAACACCTTCATTGTCTCCAGCATCTAGATCTTCAACTCCAGCAGGGCGCCCTGTTACCAATGGACGAACTACAGCTTCTGTTTCTCGTCCAAGCTCCCCTAGTCCCCAAGTTCGGCGATCATCTCAGCCAATAGTTCCACCAGATTTTTCACTCGAAACACCACCAAACCTACGCACAACTCTGCCAGATAGGCCTCTGTCTGCTGGCAGGTCCAGGCCGAATCCTTCTGTCACTACCAAGGCAAATGCAGAAACCCCAAGTGTGGCAAATCCTCGGAGACAGTCATCCCCCATTGTTAGCAGGGGAAGACTAACAGAACCCTCTGGTAGAGGACGAATGCTTGGCAGTGGGCAGCTAAGTGATATGTCTGATTCCCGCAGGGCTTCACATGTCTCAGAGTTGTCTACAAGGAAGCCTGTAAAGACTGCTGCTGACAGCATGGGACTTGGAAGGACAATTTCTAAGAAATCTCTTGACGTGGCAATCAGGCATATG gataTTAGAAACGGCCTTAATGGTGTTCGTCCAACTTCTGGTTCTACCCTCTTTCCTCACAGTATTCGATCCACAAATGGGAAAGGCCAACCTTCTCATGGTTCGACTGCCGCATCCTCTATCAATGAGAATGCATCTTACTACTACAATGGTAATCTTCCAGAAAATGGTAATTACCTTAACAGATCATCTGAGTATGGGAGTGAAGAGGCCAAGTCCCAGCATTCAGCAAAATTGACAGATATTGATATTTATGAGAGTTCTCGTTACGATGCGCTTCTGCTGAAAGAGGATTTGAAGAACACGAATTGGTTACACAGTATCGACGCCAAGTCGGACCAAGAGACCATATTTGATAACGGATTCGAGTCGCTGCCTGAACCTTTTAGCCCTTTGCAACATTTGTGA